Genomic window (Verrucomicrobiota bacterium):
ACCAAGATTTCATCGTTTCAGCGGTGAGTTCCGGTTCCTATCTGACCCAGAGCGAGGTCGTGGCTGCCGCACTGGACCTCCTTAAAGCCCGCGAAGCGCTCCGCCATAATCGCCGTCAAGAGCTCAGGAAAGAAATCCAAAATGGAATTGACCAGTTGGAACGAGGGGAAACCAGCC
Coding sequences:
- a CDS encoding type II toxin-antitoxin system ParD family antitoxin, translating into MTTLPITMKEEHQDFIVSAVSSGSYLTQSEVVAAALDLLKAREALRHNRRQELRKEIQNGIDQLERGETS